In one window of Tellurirhabdus rosea DNA:
- a CDS encoding T9SS type A sorting domain-containing protein, which produces MKNLFTFFCLLILSAATAQPPAGNFAFRQSAGPEVRVENRTLVNPWAGGLNGAQYSRIHLNPDAVEDLVVFDRQTNRITAFVAEPQGTTYRWKHAPEYESQFPADILYWMLLVDYDRDGRKDLFTHTPSGLRIFKNTAANGRLAWQSVADPVYGEGLSSRINLYIVSTDVPGITDADDDGDIDIITFDITGNAVEFWQNMAKERGKGADALEFKKQGFCWGGFQKEYCNDFVFGIDCGLTSGRITDPNARPMHAGNSILLLDVNGDKKKDVLFGHVSCRNIARLNNTGGNGAASVFTSFSPNFPDNNPIDFDVFPAVYLEDLDFDGQRDLVASPNVYTNDADLIDFRNSNWFYRNAGTDERPDFQYVQKNFLQDGMIDVGEDAAPLLADLDGDGDLDLLIGNAGIRGNLGVRASLTQYENTGTAAQPVFQWRTDDYLNLSGTFQVRLLQAAMADMDGNGSPDLVFSGTNVNRGIDIRYLPNAAARGAAPRFDLSNVRTITLPDRVGLSSVLNWVDVDGDGRTDLLAGVSAGGFRYFRNTGSSTPQFQLVTDSYGRIPAPAAPQGASLALVDFNGDAVRELLVGDNNGTLKLYRLPQQPDAAAQLLDSTLVTNSLTQTANEGVSGGLFLATADLTGDGLPDVLAGTTAGGLRFLQNTSEKSVVTGNEPTPAGIWAFPNPTDRYVRIVPPQDGVLTVLSATGKTMTAGLPVRQAIETTLDFGGWAAGLYIVQLRSEKGPVRRQKIMLVR; this is translated from the coding sequence ATGAAAAACCTTTTTACTTTTTTCTGCCTGCTGATACTTTCTGCCGCAACGGCCCAGCCGCCCGCCGGAAACTTTGCGTTCCGGCAGTCTGCGGGGCCGGAGGTGCGGGTCGAAAACCGCACGCTGGTCAACCCCTGGGCGGGCGGACTCAACGGCGCGCAGTATTCCCGCATTCACCTGAACCCGGATGCCGTGGAAGACCTTGTCGTGTTCGACCGGCAGACCAACCGGATTACGGCTTTCGTGGCCGAGCCGCAGGGAACGACCTACCGCTGGAAGCACGCTCCCGAGTACGAAAGCCAGTTTCCGGCCGACATTCTGTACTGGATGCTGCTGGTGGATTACGACCGCGACGGCCGCAAGGACCTCTTCACCCACACTCCCTCGGGACTGCGCATCTTTAAAAATACGGCCGCCAACGGGCGACTGGCGTGGCAGTCGGTGGCCGACCCGGTCTACGGCGAAGGACTTTCCAGCCGCATCAACCTGTACATCGTCTCGACCGACGTGCCCGGCATCACGGATGCCGACGACGACGGCGACATCGACATCATCACCTTCGACATTACCGGCAACGCCGTGGAGTTCTGGCAGAATATGGCGAAGGAACGCGGGAAAGGGGCCGATGCGCTGGAGTTCAAAAAACAGGGCTTCTGCTGGGGCGGTTTTCAGAAAGAATACTGCAACGATTTTGTGTTTGGCATCGACTGCGGCCTCACTTCCGGCCGGATTACCGACCCCAACGCCCGACCCATGCATGCCGGTAATTCGATTCTGCTGCTGGACGTGAACGGCGACAAAAAGAAGGACGTCCTGTTTGGTCACGTTTCCTGCCGCAACATCGCCCGGCTCAACAATACGGGCGGCAACGGCGCGGCCTCGGTCTTCACCAGCTTCAGCCCCAATTTTCCCGACAACAACCCGATTGATTTCGACGTATTTCCGGCCGTTTATCTGGAAGACCTCGATTTCGACGGCCAGCGCGATCTGGTGGCTTCGCCCAACGTGTACACCAACGACGCCGACCTGATCGATTTCCGCAATTCGAACTGGTTTTACCGCAATGCCGGGACCGACGAACGGCCGGATTTTCAGTATGTCCAGAAAAACTTCCTGCAGGACGGCATGATCGACGTGGGCGAAGATGCCGCTCCGCTGCTGGCCGACCTCGACGGCGACGGCGACCTCGACCTGCTCATCGGCAACGCGGGTATCCGGGGCAACCTCGGCGTCCGGGCGAGTCTGACGCAGTACGAAAACACCGGCACGGCGGCCCAGCCCGTGTTTCAGTGGCGCACCGACGATTACCTGAACCTGTCCGGAACGTTTCAGGTCCGGCTGTTGCAGGCGGCGATGGCGGATATGGACGGCAACGGATCGCCGGACCTCGTTTTTTCGGGAACCAACGTCAACCGCGGCATCGATATTCGCTACCTGCCCAATGCGGCGGCGCGCGGGGCGGCTCCCCGCTTCGACCTGAGCAACGTCCGGACCATCACCCTGCCCGACCGCGTCGGACTTTCCTCGGTGCTCAACTGGGTGGATGTGGACGGCGACGGCCGGACCGACCTGCTGGCCGGGGTGTCTGCCGGGGGCTTCCGCTACTTCCGCAACACGGGCAGCAGCACGCCGCAGTTTCAGCTGGTGACGGATAGTTACGGACGTATCCCGGCTCCGGCCGCGCCGCAGGGGGCCTCGCTGGCGCTGGTCGATTTCAACGGGGATGCCGTGCGGGAACTGCTCGTCGGCGACAACAACGGGACGCTGAAACTCTACCGCCTGCCCCAGCAGCCCGATGCCGCCGCCCAGTTGCTCGACTCGACGCTGGTGACCAACAGCCTCACGCAGACCGCGAACGAAGGCGTCTCCGGCGGCCTCTTTCTGGCGACGGCCGACCTGACCGGCGACGGCCTGCCCGACGTACTGGCCGGAACCACGGCGGGCGGACTGCGTTTTTTGCAGAATACCTCCGAAAAATCGGTGGTGACCGGAAACGAACCCACACCGGCGGGCATCTGGGCCTTTCCGAACCCGACCGACCGCTACGTACGCATTGTGCCCCCACAGGATGGGGTTCTGACGGTACTGTCTGCAACGGGCAAAACCATGACGGCGGGCCTTCCCGTGCGGCAGGCCATCGAAACGACGCTGGACTTCGGCGGGTGGGCGGCCGGGCTGTACATCGTGCAGCTGCGGAGTGAAAAGGGGCCGGTACGGCGGCAGAAAATTATGCTGGTTCGTTGA
- a CDS encoding UDP-N-acetylmuramoyl-tripeptide--D-alanyl-D-alanine ligase yields MSLSIQEIYERFRECPSVSTDTRKITPECLFVALKGDKFDGNKFARQALEQGARYALVDDPEVATDDRFLLVDDGLTALQELARHHRQTLTIPVIGLTGSNGKTTTKELLAAVLSRKYRTYATFGNLNNHIGVPLTLLAIRNDGPEAPYEIAVVEMGANHQGEIRLLSSIAQPTHGLITNVGKAHLEGFGGEAGVRKGKGELYDWLAHQHGTVFVHGTNVTLQEMHLERQFHEVIHYLGPNAFFHATLVQEAPVIVYRDEAGQEVNTNLTGHYNFDNIAAALCVGKYFGVPAEEANAAIAAYNPTNNRSQIIQKGTNTILMDAYNANPSSMAAAIENFTKLAARRKVVILGDMYELGDESPVEHAALGERVAQGGFDTVILAGKDMQYALAALPKAYYFPDKFSLHNWIMDNPFTDAHILIKGSRGMGLETVVQFIN; encoded by the coding sequence ATGAGCCTTTCTATTCAGGAAATTTACGAACGCTTCCGCGAATGCCCGAGCGTTTCGACCGATACCCGTAAAATTACTCCGGAGTGCCTGTTCGTCGCCCTCAAAGGCGATAAATTCGACGGAAACAAGTTTGCCCGACAGGCGCTGGAACAAGGCGCCCGATACGCCCTGGTCGACGATCCGGAGGTGGCTACCGACGACCGGTTTCTGCTCGTCGACGACGGCCTGACGGCTTTGCAGGAACTGGCCCGCCACCACCGGCAGACCCTGACCATTCCGGTCATCGGCCTGACGGGTTCCAACGGCAAGACCACCACCAAAGAGCTGCTGGCGGCGGTGCTGTCGCGGAAATACCGGACCTACGCCACCTTCGGCAACCTCAACAACCACATCGGCGTGCCGCTGACGCTGCTCGCCATCCGCAACGACGGACCGGAGGCTCCCTACGAAATCGCCGTTGTCGAAATGGGCGCCAATCACCAGGGCGAAATCCGGCTGCTATCGTCCATCGCCCAGCCGACGCACGGACTGATCACGAACGTCGGGAAGGCGCATCTGGAAGGGTTTGGCGGCGAAGCGGGCGTCCGGAAGGGCAAGGGCGAACTCTACGACTGGCTGGCGCACCAGCACGGCACGGTGTTCGTGCACGGCACAAATGTCACCCTGCAGGAAATGCATCTGGAACGGCAGTTTCACGAAGTGATTCATTACCTGGGGCCGAACGCGTTTTTCCACGCCACGCTCGTGCAGGAAGCGCCGGTGATCGTCTACCGCGACGAAGCCGGGCAGGAGGTCAACACCAACCTGACGGGGCACTACAACTTTGACAACATCGCGGCGGCGCTCTGCGTCGGGAAGTATTTCGGCGTTCCGGCCGAGGAGGCCAACGCGGCCATTGCGGCCTACAACCCCACCAACAACCGCTCGCAAATCATTCAGAAGGGCACAAACACCATTCTGATGGATGCCTACAACGCTAACCCGAGTTCGATGGCGGCGGCGATCGAAAACTTCACCAAGCTGGCCGCCAGGCGGAAGGTCGTGATTCTGGGCGATATGTACGAACTGGGCGACGAGAGCCCGGTCGAACACGCGGCGCTGGGCGAACGGGTGGCGCAGGGCGGTTTCGACACGGTCATTCTGGCCGGGAAAGACATGCAGTACGCGCTCGCCGCTCTGCCAAAAGCTTATTATTTCCCGGACAAATTTTCGCTGCACAACTGGATCATGGACAACCCGTTCACCGACGCGCACATTCTCATCAAAGGCTCGCGGGGCATGGGGCTGGAAACGGTCGTGCAGTTTATCAACTGA
- a CDS encoding tRNA-binding protein — protein sequence METPASPITWDDFAKLEIRVGTVIRAEVFKEARKPAYKITIDFGEYGIRKTSAQVTKLYSPDDLIGKQVTAVVNFPPRQIANFYSECLLLGSIGEENEITLLTTERPVKNGLRVG from the coding sequence ATGGAAACTCCTGCCTCCCCTATCACCTGGGATGACTTTGCCAAACTAGAGATCCGCGTCGGGACCGTTATCCGCGCCGAGGTGTTCAAGGAAGCCAGAAAACCCGCTTACAAAATCACCATCGATTTTGGCGAATACGGCATCCGGAAGACCTCCGCGCAGGTCACAAAACTGTACTCCCCCGACGACCTGATCGGGAAACAGGTTACGGCGGTCGTCAACTTCCCCCCCAGGCAGATTGCCAATTTCTACAGCGAATGCCTGCTGCTGGGTTCTATTGGAGAGGAAAACGAAATAACGTTGCTGACGACCGAACGCCCCGTCAAAAACGGCTTACGAGTAGGATAA
- a CDS encoding SGNH/GDSL hydrolase family protein — MKHSLPKQLAGFLFFLVSFSCAAQNRPAFEAEILAFEAKDKLSPPPQKPIVFTGSSSVRLWADLEKDFAGKAVLNRGFGGSQLTDVIRYADRIIIPYKPKQVVIYAGENDIASGTVTAQQTYDRFVTLFRQIRKALPKTQVTFIAIKPSPSRRKYLPVVVEANRLIESFLKQQKRTSFVDVYTPMLTASGGTRGELFRADSLHMNRKGYEIWAGQVRPYLK, encoded by the coding sequence ATGAAACACTCCCTTCCCAAACAACTGGCCGGTTTCCTGTTTTTTCTGGTAAGTTTTTCCTGCGCAGCGCAAAACCGCCCGGCCTTTGAAGCCGAAATTCTGGCCTTTGAGGCCAAAGACAAACTCAGCCCGCCGCCTCAGAAACCGATTGTCTTTACCGGCAGCTCGTCGGTTCGCCTGTGGGCCGATCTGGAAAAAGACTTCGCGGGCAAGGCCGTCCTGAACCGGGGATTCGGCGGCTCGCAGCTGACGGACGTGATCCGCTACGCCGACCGGATCATCATCCCCTACAAGCCGAAACAGGTGGTAATCTATGCCGGCGAAAACGACATTGCTTCGGGCACCGTGACGGCGCAGCAAACGTACGACCGCTTCGTGACGCTGTTCCGGCAGATTCGGAAGGCCCTGCCCAAAACGCAGGTAACCTTTATCGCCATCAAACCCAGTCCGTCCCGGCGAAAATACCTGCCGGTCGTGGTGGAGGCAAACCGCCTGATCGAGAGCTTCCTGAAACAGCAGAAACGGACTTCGTTCGTGGATGTCTACACGCCCATGCTGACGGCTAGCGGCGGCACGCGGGGCGAGCTTTTCCGGGCCGACAGCCTGCACATGAACCGGAAAGGCTACGAAATCTGGGCAGGGCAGGTCCGGCCGTATTTGAAATGA
- the ahcY gene encoding adenosylhomocysteinase codes for MSTQTSTYVPYKVKDISLAEWGRKEIRLAEAEMPGLMALRQEFGPSKPLAGARVAGCLHMTIQTAVLIETLVELGAEVTWSSCNIFSTQDHAAAAIAAAGIQVYAWKGMTEEEFNWCIEQTLFFGESQQPLNMILDDGGDLTNMVFDNYPELIGGIKGLSEETTTGVHRLYERMKNGTLHLPAINVNDSVTKSKFDNKYGCRESLVDAIRRATDLMLAGKVAVVAGYGDVGKGSAESLRGAGCRVLVTEIDPICALQAAMDGYEVVTMDEAATRANIFVTATGNVNIVKERHFRAMKDKAIVCNIGHFDNEIDMAWLNQNYGHTKSQIKPQVDMYEIDGKELIVLAEGRLVNLGCAMGHPSFVMSCSFSNQTLAQLELWNNPEKYEKKVYILPKHLDEKVAALHLAHVGAKLDSLDEEQAAYIGVTPQGPFKSEMYRY; via the coding sequence ATGTCGACTCAAACGTCAACGTACGTACCTTACAAAGTAAAGGACATTTCACTGGCCGAGTGGGGCCGCAAGGAAATCCGGCTGGCAGAGGCCGAAATGCCGGGTTTGATGGCGCTGCGTCAGGAATTCGGTCCGTCGAAGCCGCTGGCGGGTGCCCGCGTCGCCGGCTGTCTGCACATGACCATCCAGACCGCCGTGCTGATCGAAACGCTGGTGGAACTGGGTGCGGAAGTAACCTGGTCGTCCTGCAATATCTTCTCGACGCAGGACCACGCCGCCGCGGCCATCGCCGCCGCCGGTATTCAGGTGTACGCCTGGAAAGGCATGACGGAAGAAGAGTTCAACTGGTGTATCGAACAGACTTTGTTCTTCGGCGAATCCCAGCAGCCGCTGAACATGATCCTCGACGACGGCGGTGACCTGACGAACATGGTGTTCGACAACTATCCGGAACTGATCGGTGGTATCAAAGGGCTGTCGGAAGAAACGACGACGGGCGTACACCGCCTCTACGAGCGGATGAAGAACGGCACGCTGCACCTGCCTGCCATCAACGTCAACGACTCGGTAACGAAATCGAAATTCGATAACAAATACGGCTGCCGCGAGTCGCTGGTAGACGCAATCCGCCGCGCTACGGACCTCATGCTGGCCGGTAAAGTGGCCGTGGTAGCGGGTTACGGTGACGTAGGCAAAGGCTCGGCCGAATCTCTGCGGGGCGCTGGCTGCCGCGTGCTGGTAACGGAAATCGACCCGATCTGCGCCCTGCAGGCGGCGATGGACGGCTACGAAGTCGTGACGATGGATGAGGCCGCTACCCGCGCCAACATTTTCGTAACGGCCACGGGTAACGTCAACATCGTGAAGGAGCGTCACTTCCGGGCGATGAAAGACAAGGCCATCGTGTGTAACATTGGTCACTTCGACAACGAAATCGATATGGCGTGGCTGAACCAGAACTACGGCCACACGAAGTCGCAGATCAAGCCGCAGGTGGACATGTACGAAATCGACGGCAAGGAGCTTATCGTCCTGGCCGAAGGCCGTCTGGTCAACCTGGGCTGCGCGATGGGTCACCCGTCTTTCGTGATGTCGTGCTCGTTCTCGAACCAGACGCTCGCCCAGCTTGAGCTGTGGAACAACCCCGAGAAATACGAGAAGAAAGTATACATCCTGCCGAAGCACCTTGACGAGAAAGTGGCTGCCCTGCACCTCGCCCACGTCGGCGCGAAGCTGGATTCCCTGGACGAAGAACAGGCCGCTTACATCGGCGTTACGCCGCAGGGTCCGTTCAAGTCGGAGATGTACCGGTACTAA
- a CDS encoding S41 family peptidase — translation MKIRKHAAILLAWLPFAAAAQTPACSCPDVLEQTVDKVTRIYAGYFDKVNDRTRPRYERLLDSLRRQAPRAKQPAACNALLQTYQNFFRDRHVKVYFTQRADRSQVRRLPITETRLKANLQNPAYRADLAEGIWTTGDGNNRFLITKDPKKPGTLVAVWLSGNYRNWQPGTVMAELKTNEEVVYNVTVFNDDASSYQLPLRLTENGLVFKGFSWKREYPQAFTAAQRQQLKERAPVRLRPVNDDFVYLRLSAFNQSEVDELDGLIKANADLINRTPNLILDLRGNGGGDASPSFTMMELLYDQPMPIPTDSYRASAEMMAQAQTYDTVLANRLKTNPGGLVPYSPFPLLTLDKISISPKRVAILMDKGCASSTEFLLYLTRYSRKTTLFGTNSMGVMDYGQQKDFRLNCPDFTLSIPVTRSGWVDTEPIDNVGFKPHVRIPAGTKDWVPFVVNHWKTKPVPTAQR, via the coding sequence ATGAAAATCAGAAAACACGCCGCTATCCTGCTGGCCTGGCTCCCGTTCGCCGCGGCGGCCCAGACACCCGCCTGCTCCTGCCCGGACGTGCTGGAGCAGACCGTCGATAAAGTCACCCGCATCTACGCCGGTTATTTCGACAAAGTCAACGACCGGACCCGCCCCCGGTACGAGCGCCTGCTGGACAGCCTCCGCCGTCAGGCACCACGGGCCAAACAGCCCGCCGCCTGCAACGCGCTGCTTCAGACCTACCAGAACTTTTTCCGGGATCGCCACGTGAAGGTGTATTTCACCCAACGGGCGGACCGCAGCCAAGTGCGCCGCCTGCCGATCACCGAAACCCGGTTAAAAGCAAACCTGCAGAATCCGGCTTACCGCGCTGATCTGGCCGAGGGCATCTGGACTACCGGCGATGGCAACAACCGCTTTCTGATTACCAAAGACCCGAAAAAGCCCGGTACCCTGGTGGCTGTCTGGCTGTCCGGCAACTACCGGAACTGGCAGCCCGGCACCGTCATGGCCGAGTTGAAGACCAACGAGGAGGTGGTGTATAACGTGACCGTTTTCAACGATGACGCCAGTAGTTACCAGCTGCCGCTGAGACTAACCGAAAACGGCCTGGTTTTCAAAGGTTTTTCCTGGAAACGGGAATATCCGCAAGCCTTTACGGCGGCTCAGCGTCAGCAACTGAAAGAGCGGGCGCCGGTTCGTCTCCGGCCCGTGAACGACGATTTCGTTTACCTCCGGCTTTCCGCCTTCAACCAGTCGGAGGTGGACGAACTGGATGGACTCATCAAGGCCAATGCCGACCTCATCAACCGGACGCCGAATCTGATTCTGGATCTCCGGGGCAACGGCGGCGGCGATGCGTCCCCGTCGTTTACGATGATGGAACTGCTGTACGACCAGCCCATGCCCATCCCGACGGACAGTTACCGGGCCTCGGCGGAGATGATGGCGCAAGCCCAGACGTACGACACCGTGCTGGCCAACCGCCTGAAAACCAACCCCGGCGGTCTGGTGCCGTATTCGCCTTTTCCGCTGCTTACGCTCGACAAAATTTCGATTTCTCCTAAACGAGTGGCGATTCTGATGGATAAAGGCTGCGCCTCCAGCACCGAATTCCTTCTTTACCTGACGCGCTACAGCCGCAAAACGACGCTGTTCGGCACCAACAGCATGGGCGTGATGGATTACGGACAGCAGAAAGATTTCCGGCTGAACTGCCCAGATTTTACGCTGTCGATTCCGGTTACGCGCTCGGGCTGGGTCGATACCGAACCCATCGACAACGTCGGTTTCAAGCCCCACGTCCGGATTCCGGCGGGCACTAAAGACTGGGTGCCGTTTGTGGTGAATCACTGGAAAACGAAGCCCGTACCGACCGCGCAGCGGTGA
- a CDS encoding DUF3267 domain-containing protein — MPRPTVDQLHHSGRFSLLESFHIDEMTLFIFRELGMKPPQAGTKERPRLTVRSVIVFLLMAGAGGIVGYFLGHWLKGPTSGAAGFWQLVAVLPLLLVLLVVHEGIHALVFLGLGARDVGFGYSRKGLMVYAYSQRFVMALRENALVAAMPFLVITTGLALALVLLPEYRILLGLTLLLHTFGCLGDFALIRHWWKARRRAMYTYDDLTEKRTYFFEEKPAAETPHEPASCEATSAGR; from the coding sequence ATGCCTCGTCCGACGGTTGACCAACTTCACCACTCCGGCCGCTTCTCGCTGCTCGAATCGTTTCACATTGATGAAATGACGCTTTTCATTTTCCGCGAACTGGGCATGAAACCGCCGCAGGCAGGGACAAAGGAACGGCCCCGGCTGACGGTGCGGTCGGTCATCGTGTTTCTGCTTATGGCGGGGGCAGGAGGTATCGTCGGCTATTTTCTGGGCCACTGGCTGAAAGGACCTACCAGTGGCGCGGCCGGCTTCTGGCAGCTTGTGGCCGTCCTTCCTCTGCTGCTCGTGCTGCTGGTCGTTCACGAAGGCATTCATGCCCTGGTGTTCCTGGGGCTTGGCGCGCGGGATGTCGGGTTTGGTTATTCCCGAAAAGGGCTGATGGTGTACGCTTACTCCCAGCGGTTTGTCATGGCGCTGCGGGAAAACGCGCTGGTGGCCGCCATGCCTTTTCTGGTAATTACGACTGGACTGGCCCTGGCGCTGGTCCTTTTACCCGAATACCGCATCCTTCTGGGGCTGACGCTGCTGCTCCACACCTTCGGCTGTCTGGGCGATTTCGCCCTCATCCGCCACTGGTGGAAGGCCCGCCGCCGGGCGATGTACACCTACGACGACCTGACCGAGAAACGGACGTATTTTTTTGAGGAAAAACCGGCCGCAGAAACGCCGCATGAACCAGCAAGCTGCGAGGCCACCAGCGCCGGTCGCTAA